A stretch of the Capsicum annuum cultivar UCD-10X-F1 chromosome 8, UCD10Xv1.1, whole genome shotgun sequence genome encodes the following:
- the LOC107856053 gene encoding 60S ribosomal protein L37-3 has protein sequence MCFKWCNSYQTKYTNGLHFQAQIIKQNPNKICETLKSLIPLQLNTLFYPRASSKLKGKAAQMGKGTGSFGKRRNKTHTLCVRCGRRSFHIQKSRCSACAYPAARLRKYNWSVKALRRKTTGTGRMRYLRNVPRRFKTNFREGTEATPRKKGTAAPS, from the exons ATGTGTTTTAAATGGTGCAACTCCTACCAAACAAAGTACACAAATGGACTTCATTTCCAGGCCCAAATCATAAAGCAAAACCCAAATAAGATCTGTGAAACCCTAAAATCCCTAATTCCTTTGCAACTCAATACGCTTTTCTATCCAAGAGCATCTTCGAAGCTTAAGGGAAAAGCTGCACAAATG GGAAAAGGAACAGGAAGTTTCGGCAAGAGGAGGAATAAGACTCATACACTGTGTGTTAGATGTGGTCGTCGTAGCTTCCATATCCAGAAGAGTCGTTGTTCTGCTTGTGCTTACCCTGCTGCTCGTCTTAGAAAAT ATAACTGGAGCGTCAAGGCACTTAGAAGAAAGACCACTGGAACTGGTCGTATGAGGTATCTCCGCAATGTGCCCCGCAGGTTTAAGACGAACTTCAGAGAAG GAACCGAGGCAACTCCAAGGAAGAAGGGCACTGCTGCACCCTCTTAA